The following are encoded together in the Leeia speluncae genome:
- a CDS encoding Fic family protein — protein MSGLLEAHPGVARRTAQRWLANLVESGSVKAQGEGRARRYFGVISQSSDFISHADLDGFPTFIPLSADSLDILAYIDQPTEARNPVGYQLDFLDAYRPNVTWYLSAPLRRQLHKMGSTTDIGEPAGTYSRAILNRLLIDLSWASSHLEGNTYSRLDTRELIEQGKAASGKAAIETQMILNHKTAIELLVENINSAEFNRYTLMNLHSALAENLLPNPSDEGRIRLHPVDIGKSAYRPLSTPQQINEMLDMLLNKVNQIEDPFEQSFFTMVHLPYLQPFADINKRTSRLAANLPLFHANLCPLTFLDVPEQAYSRATLGVYEMTRVELLRDLYVWAYERSTQEYLAIKQNLAEPDPLRLEWRDFIKQAIREIITRPELDPLSCIQQKVAASIPEPQQEALQALVVEELRRLHEGVLARYGLRPSEYSTWKTIHIH, from the coding sequence TTGTCCGGTCTATTGGAAGCTCATCCCGGAGTAGCAAGACGAACAGCCCAACGATGGCTTGCAAATCTGGTTGAAAGCGGCAGTGTAAAAGCCCAAGGAGAGGGACGCGCCCGGCGGTATTTTGGGGTCATATCCCAATCTAGTGATTTTATATCGCATGCGGATTTGGATGGATTCCCAACATTTATTCCGCTGTCTGCTGATAGCCTAGACATCTTGGCCTACATCGATCAGCCTACGGAAGCGCGAAATCCGGTGGGGTATCAACTCGATTTTCTTGATGCCTATCGTCCCAATGTAACCTGGTATTTGTCAGCTCCGCTGCGCCGCCAATTACACAAAATGGGCAGTACGACGGATATCGGTGAACCTGCCGGTACATACAGTCGTGCGATTTTGAACCGACTGCTGATTGATCTGTCTTGGGCATCCAGTCATCTGGAGGGGAACACTTACTCTCGGCTCGACACACGAGAACTCATTGAGCAGGGTAAAGCTGCTAGTGGCAAGGCGGCCATTGAAACACAGATGATTTTGAATCATAAGACGGCAATTGAATTGTTGGTCGAGAACATCAACAGTGCCGAGTTTAACCGCTATACGCTGATGAACTTACATAGTGCCTTGGCAGAAAACTTACTGCCGAATCCATCAGATGAGGGGCGAATTCGGCTACATCCTGTAGATATCGGCAAAAGTGCTTATCGACCACTTTCTACGCCACAGCAGATCAATGAGATGCTGGATATGCTACTAAATAAAGTTAATCAGATTGAAGATCCGTTTGAACAGTCTTTCTTCACGATGGTGCATCTACCTTACTTACAGCCCTTTGCCGACATCAACAAACGAACCTCTCGATTGGCCGCCAATCTACCGCTATTCCATGCGAATCTGTGCCCGCTGACATTTCTGGATGTGCCAGAGCAGGCATATAGCAGAGCTACTCTCGGTGTTTATGAGATGACGCGTGTGGAGTTGCTTCGCGACCTTTACGTTTGGGCGTATGAGCGCTCGACACAGGAGTATTTAGCCATCAAGCAAAACTTAGCTGAGCCTGACCCACTTCGGCTGGAATGGCGTGACTTTATCAAGCAGGCGATTCGAGAAATTATTACACGCCCTGAATTAGATCCACTTTCGTGCATTCAGCAAAAAGTTGCCGCCAGTATTCCTGAGCCCCAACAGGAAGCCCTACAGGCATTAGTTGTTGAAGAGCTACGAAGGCTACACGAGGGGGTATTGGCTCGCTATGGTTTACGTCCCTCAGAATATTCTACTTGGAAGACTATCCACATCCATTGA
- a CDS encoding M20 aminoacylase family protein, with the protein MTLIPSTLQAEMQTWRQQLHAHPEFGFEETLTAAFVAEKLRSFGIQDVVESVGGTGVVATLRCGSGSRSIGLRADMDALRIHENGCHVHKSTRDGYMHACGHDGHTTMLLGAAKTLAEDGGFDGTVRLIFQPAEEWGKGAQAMIADGLLTRFPIDEIYGVHNWPGIPVGHFETCVGPAMSAEDNFEIIFSGMGGHASRPHEGREVMVAACAAVLNLQTIVSRRCSPTDIAVVSVTEIFSDGIRNALPGQARILGDARSFRTEVSTLIEQEMRRIAAGTAAAYGCEVTVNYTREFIPLINDPVMTRAAVSAAEKVFLPGGVAMERPPITASEDFAQFLTLVPGCFGFIGNGDKSFPLHNPNYDFNDQILGLGAQYFVTLTRDRLTTK; encoded by the coding sequence ATGACTTTGATTCCATCAACCCTTCAGGCAGAGATGCAAACCTGGCGACAGCAGTTGCACGCTCATCCAGAGTTTGGCTTCGAGGAAACACTGACTGCTGCTTTTGTGGCAGAGAAGCTAAGATCTTTCGGGATTCAGGATGTGGTCGAGTCCGTGGGTGGGACTGGAGTGGTGGCGACCCTACGGTGCGGGTCTGGCAGCCGATCCATTGGTTTGCGGGCCGATATGGATGCACTGCGTATCCATGAGAATGGGTGTCATGTCCACAAATCCACCCGCGATGGCTATATGCATGCCTGCGGTCACGATGGCCATACAACTATGCTGCTGGGTGCAGCCAAGACGCTGGCAGAAGACGGCGGTTTTGATGGCACGGTACGGCTTATTTTTCAGCCTGCAGAAGAGTGGGGCAAGGGCGCGCAGGCAATGATTGCAGATGGACTGCTGACCCGTTTCCCTATTGATGAAATTTACGGCGTGCACAACTGGCCGGGTATTCCTGTGGGGCACTTTGAAACCTGCGTCGGCCCGGCCATGTCTGCCGAGGATAATTTTGAAATTATTTTCTCCGGCATGGGTGGCCACGCATCCCGGCCGCATGAAGGGCGTGAAGTGATGGTAGCTGCATGTGCGGCGGTGCTGAATCTGCAAACCATTGTTTCCCGGCGTTGCAGTCCGACGGATATTGCGGTGGTATCCGTGACAGAGATTTTCTCGGACGGTATCCGTAATGCGCTCCCTGGCCAGGCAAGGATACTGGGGGATGCCAGGAGTTTCCGCACTGAAGTGAGTACGCTGATCGAGCAGGAAATGCGTCGAATCGCTGCAGGGACGGCAGCAGCCTATGGCTGTGAGGTGACGGTGAACTATACGCGGGAGTTTATTCCGCTGATTAACGACCCGGTTATGACCAGAGCGGCTGTATCGGCTGCCGAAAAGGTGTTTTTGCCCGGTGGTGTCGCTATGGAGCGGCCACCGATTACCGCATCAGAAGACTTTGCACAATTCCTGACACTGGTGCCGGGTTGCTTTGGTTTTATTGGTAACGGGGATAAATCCTTCCCGTTGCATAACCCGAACTATGATTTCAATGACCAGATTCTGGGGTTAGGCGCGCAGTATTTTG
- a CDS encoding LysR family transcriptional regulator, whose protein sequence is MNDMHHDLGRIDLNLLLVFDSLYRHESVVGAADELSISPSAFSHALTRLRDALSDPLFMRYGNRMQPTIRAEQIAPVVAEALSALSGCLSTKTGFDPLTSTKSFVFAATDYTAFALLPMLIAHLQQVAPGLRTKVIYSNGRDSQAELKTGEIDFALGLDDELGSIASGIDTIDCFVDEYVVVVRKDHPTIHADITLEQYLDARHIVVTPWNEPKGVIDRTLEKLGHRREVSVQLPSLMAAPFIVGSTDLLITLPKRVATTLQAAASVKLLTPPFKTPNNILKIHSSAKYATNLGHKWIKEQILRAID, encoded by the coding sequence ATGAACGATATGCATCATGACCTTGGCCGGATTGATCTGAATCTGCTTTTAGTTTTCGATTCGCTATATCGACATGAAAGTGTTGTGGGGGCAGCCGATGAGCTTTCTATCAGCCCTTCTGCCTTTAGTCATGCACTGACTCGATTGCGTGATGCGTTATCGGACCCTTTGTTTATGCGGTACGGCAATCGGATGCAGCCAACTATAAGGGCTGAACAAATTGCTCCAGTTGTAGCAGAAGCTTTATCTGCATTATCTGGGTGCCTTTCTACAAAAACAGGTTTTGATCCGTTAACTAGTACCAAATCATTCGTTTTTGCGGCAACTGACTACACTGCATTTGCGTTGTTACCGATGCTTATTGCTCATTTACAGCAAGTGGCGCCAGGATTACGTACAAAAGTTATTTACTCAAATGGAAGGGATTCTCAGGCAGAATTGAAGACCGGAGAAATAGATTTTGCCCTTGGTTTGGATGATGAATTGGGCTCGATTGCTAGTGGAATTGATACCATCGATTGTTTTGTTGATGAATATGTCGTTGTGGTACGTAAAGATCATCCAACGATACATGCGGACATAACACTCGAACAATATCTCGACGCCCGTCATATTGTTGTGACTCCATGGAATGAACCCAAGGGCGTCATTGATCGTACCTTAGAAAAACTAGGACATCGCCGAGAGGTGTCTGTACAACTTCCAAGCTTAATGGCAGCTCCGTTTATTGTTGGAAGCACTGATTTACTTATAACCCTTCCGAAGAGGGTTGCTACAACGCTACAAGCAGCGGCATCTGTAAAACTGTTAACCCCACCTTTCAAAACACCCAACAATATTTTAAAAATACACTCGTCGGCTAAGTATGCGACAAATCTTGGGCACAAGTGGATAAAAGAACAGATTTTGCGAGCAATTGATTAA
- a CDS encoding Lrp/AsnC family transcriptional regulator: protein MDDFDRKLLGIVQKDALVPQNELGEAVHLSTTAVNRRLKKMSQEKIIDKIAAVVNPESLGYNLTIIVEVEAQSEQINLLDAMKKSFLKCPQVQQCYYVTGECDFVLIMLVRNMDEYTNLTRALFFENNNVKKFKTLVAMNRVKVTLDVPVD from the coding sequence ATGGATGATTTTGATCGCAAACTGCTAGGCATCGTGCAGAAAGACGCTCTCGTTCCCCAGAACGAACTGGGCGAGGCTGTACATCTGTCTACCACCGCGGTAAATCGCCGGCTCAAGAAAATGAGCCAGGAAAAAATTATCGACAAAATTGCCGCAGTGGTGAACCCGGAGTCTCTGGGCTACAACCTGACCATCATTGTCGAAGTAGAAGCACAAAGCGAGCAGATCAACCTGCTGGACGCCATGAAAAAAAGCTTCCTGAAATGCCCTCAAGTGCAGCAATGCTACTACGTCACCGGCGAGTGTGACTTTGTACTGATTATGTTGGTCAGAAACATGGATGAGTACACCAACCTGACCCGTGCGCTATTTTTTGAGAACAATAACGTCAAGAAATTCAAAACGCTGGTGGCCATGAACCGCGTCAAGGTGACACTGGATGTCCCGGTAGATTAA
- the metC gene encoding cystathionine beta-lyase — translation MQESNSDIKAMTPFKEHDEMTHPMKQFGIGTRLTQMGRNPDDQCGFVNGPIYRGSTVLYKSVEDLENRNARFHYGTHGTPTIENLESAWTELTGAAGTVLSPSGLGAVALALMTTLKSGDHLLMPDSVYRPTRSFCANFLAKFGVEVSYYDPMSAESIQKLFKSNTTTLFLELPGSQTFEIQDIPKLSSHAKHFGIKTIIDNTWATPLFFQAHSHGCDLSVEAGTKYLGGHSDLLLGLVSANQETWPMLRQMYDSIAMLPGPEDCFLALRGLRTMQLRVKESEQRGLEVAHWLQEQPEVMTVLHPAFSSCPGHEIWKRDFKGSTGLFSIILKPQFTKPALAAMLDQLSLFGMGFSWGGFESLLIPFDCQNYRTATTWSPGGLALRLQIGLEDMTDIKNDLREGFDRLVKVQSNLG, via the coding sequence ATGCAGGAGTCTAATTCCGATATCAAGGCCATGACCCCCTTCAAGGAGCATGATGAAATGACTCATCCAATGAAACAATTTGGCATTGGTACCAGACTTACCCAGATGGGAAGAAATCCAGATGATCAGTGTGGTTTCGTCAATGGGCCAATATATCGGGGCTCTACCGTCTTGTATAAATCGGTTGAAGATTTGGAAAACCGAAATGCACGCTTTCATTATGGAACACATGGCACCCCAACTATCGAAAATCTGGAATCTGCTTGGACTGAGCTGACAGGTGCTGCAGGTACCGTCCTTTCACCTTCTGGATTAGGTGCAGTAGCTCTGGCACTAATGACTACCTTAAAAAGTGGAGATCATTTATTAATGCCAGATAGTGTGTATCGGCCTACCAGGTCATTTTGTGCCAACTTCTTAGCTAAATTTGGCGTAGAAGTCTCTTATTACGATCCTATGTCAGCAGAAAGCATTCAGAAACTCTTCAAATCGAATACAACCACCCTATTCTTAGAATTGCCTGGTTCTCAGACCTTTGAAATTCAAGATATCCCTAAACTATCCAGCCATGCAAAACATTTCGGCATAAAAACTATTATTGATAATACATGGGCAACGCCGTTATTTTTCCAAGCCCATTCACATGGTTGCGATCTCTCTGTAGAAGCAGGAACTAAGTATCTGGGAGGGCATTCGGATTTACTACTGGGTCTTGTCAGTGCTAACCAGGAGACATGGCCAATGTTGAGGCAAATGTACGATAGTATCGCCATGTTGCCAGGTCCTGAAGATTGCTTTCTTGCGCTACGAGGATTGCGAACAATGCAGCTTCGCGTAAAGGAGTCAGAACAACGTGGGCTAGAGGTTGCGCACTGGCTTCAAGAGCAACCAGAAGTCATGACGGTTTTACATCCTGCATTCTCATCGTGCCCAGGCCATGAAATCTGGAAGCGCGACTTTAAAGGATCCACCGGTCTTTTCTCTATTATTCTAAAACCTCAATTTACAAAGCCGGCCCTAGCGGCCATGCTTGATCAGCTTTCATTATTTGGCATGGGATTTTCTTGGGGCGGTTTTGAAAGCCTTTTGATTCCTTTTGACTGTCAAAATTATAGAACAGCTACAACATGGAGCCCAGGAGGGCTTGCTTTAAGACTACAAATTGGTCTCGAAGACATGACGGATATCAAAAATGATCTTAGAGAAGGTTTTGATCGCCTAGTAAAAGTACAGAGCAATCTTGGATAA
- a CDS encoding helix-turn-helix domain-containing protein, which translates to MENLALLFGEKVRSIRKDKGVTQEGLAMICNVDRSYMGKIERGQARITLEMLYLIAKGLQCHPSMLLP; encoded by the coding sequence ATGGAAAATCTTGCTCTGCTTTTTGGAGAAAAGGTACGTTCAATTAGGAAAGATAAAGGTGTTACCCAAGAGGGTCTGGCAATGATATGTAATGTTGATCGAAGCTACATGGGTAAGATTGAGCGTGGACAAGCAAGGATAACCCTTGAGATGCTCTACCTTATTGCGAAAGGTTTGCAGTGCCATCCGAGTATGCTACTTCCTTAA
- a CDS encoding Zn-dependent hydrolase has product MNITTDVVLDADYLLNRLAELGQVGDDLSEGGRTRIALTNADKAGRDLLCQWMQALGLVVRIDQIGNVIGLLPIASGSINEPLMMGSHIDTVRHAGALDGCYGVVAGLAVIKAYRDAGCLPERPIAVVAFTNEEGVRYQPDMMGSLVYAGGLSVEDALATKGTDGSRLGDELARIGYDGAVKPGQIQPAEYLELHIEQGPILEAEQLQIGVVENLQGISWQKITISGQANHAGTTPMYMRHDAGWVAASIHVFLNRLATESDGRTLATIGSLTLEPNLINVIPRKAILTVDLRDPDELRLQAAEHALKAFLQEIAQTAGVVVETEQLVRFNPVKFDDSLANQIEATTEALGFTYRRMTSGAGHDAQMMARLAPSAMIFVPSKGGVSHNPREHTDAQDLINGANVLLSVVTQRVGAHALIQP; this is encoded by the coding sequence ATGAATATCACGACAGATGTAGTGCTGGATGCAGACTACTTACTCAATCGACTGGCTGAATTAGGTCAGGTTGGTGATGACCTTTCAGAAGGAGGGCGGACCCGTATTGCACTGACCAATGCAGATAAGGCTGGTCGGGACTTACTGTGTCAATGGATGCAGGCTTTGGGGTTGGTGGTTCGAATTGACCAGATCGGTAATGTGATTGGTCTACTCCCTATAGCATCAGGCAGTATTAATGAACCATTAATGATGGGCTCTCATATAGACACAGTACGCCACGCAGGTGCGCTGGATGGCTGTTATGGTGTGGTGGCCGGGCTAGCCGTTATCAAGGCTTACCGCGATGCAGGCTGCTTGCCTGAAAGACCGATTGCCGTTGTGGCATTTACCAATGAGGAAGGCGTCCGCTACCAGCCGGACATGATGGGCTCACTGGTCTATGCTGGCGGGTTGTCGGTAGAGGATGCGCTGGCGACCAAAGGTACGGACGGTAGCCGGCTAGGGGATGAGTTGGCACGAATAGGTTATGACGGTGCAGTGAAGCCTGGACAGATTCAGCCAGCCGAGTACCTGGAACTTCATATCGAGCAAGGCCCGATTCTGGAGGCAGAACAATTACAGATTGGCGTGGTGGAAAACCTGCAGGGGATATCCTGGCAAAAAATCACCATTTCCGGTCAGGCCAACCATGCAGGCACCACCCCCATGTACATGCGTCACGATGCTGGCTGGGTTGCGGCCAGTATTCACGTATTTCTGAACAGGCTGGCGACCGAGAGCGATGGGCGAACACTGGCCACTATTGGTTCCCTGACGCTAGAGCCTAACTTGATTAATGTTATTCCTCGTAAAGCCATTCTAACGGTGGATTTACGCGACCCGGATGAACTGCGGCTACAAGCGGCAGAGCATGCCCTAAAAGCCTTTTTACAGGAGATCGCACAGACGGCGGGCGTGGTGGTTGAAACCGAACAGCTGGTTCGCTTTAACCCTGTGAAGTTTGATGACAGTTTGGCTAACCAGATAGAAGCAACCACGGAGGCGCTGGGGTTCACATACCGGCGCATGACCTCCGGTGCTGGCCACGATGCCCAGATGATGGCCCGGCTTGCACCGTCAGCCATGATTTTTGTACCAAGCAAGGGGGGAGTCAGCCATAACCCGCGGGAGCATACCGATGCACAGGATCTTATCAACGGTGCCAATGTCTTGCTAAGCGTTGTTACCCAGCGGGTGGGTGCGCATGCGCTTATCCAGCCCTGA
- a CDS encoding diaminopropionate ammonia-lyase, giving the protein MLVTNQQAVRTAYPEHLQQILSIAEATKSQTWLASWPLIHMQTPLYPLPGLAKRLGIGGVSLKDEGARSALGSFKALGAPIALVRLIMLHFPDQAWQADALFAGKYQEVMRTFTVISATDGNHGRALAAAAQSVGCGCVIVLHANVSQEREDAIAAYGATIIRITGNYDDSVLEAARLAKEHGWEVVSDTSYDGYEDIPRDVMQGYGTIAAEILAQQGVMAGQPFPFTHVMLQGGVGGMAAGIASYLWEFLGAQRPIFIVVEPEQADCLLQSAIAGKAARATGSVDSVMAGLACGETSPLAWQILAPCVDHFITIYDEDAVQAMQWLASGSDTGDIPVVAGESGAAGVAGVMQVLAQPALRERLGLGPDAQVLVINSEGATAPAVYAECAKRTAADVLAAQAAWQSGQSKQAQPQTFTR; this is encoded by the coding sequence ATGCTAGTCACGAATCAACAAGCTGTTAGAACGGCATATCCTGAACATCTGCAACAGATTTTGTCGATAGCAGAAGCGACAAAAAGCCAAACCTGGCTAGCTAGCTGGCCGCTGATCCACATGCAAACGCCACTTTACCCGTTACCAGGGCTGGCCAAACGTTTGGGCATTGGTGGCGTATCGTTAAAAGACGAGGGTGCACGTTCGGCGCTAGGCAGTTTCAAGGCACTGGGGGCTCCTATTGCTCTGGTGCGATTGATCATGCTCCATTTCCCTGACCAAGCTTGGCAGGCCGACGCCCTGTTTGCCGGTAAGTATCAGGAGGTAATGCGCACATTTACTGTGATCAGCGCGACGGATGGCAACCATGGCCGCGCATTGGCGGCGGCGGCGCAGTCGGTCGGTTGTGGTTGCGTGATTGTGCTGCACGCCAATGTTAGCCAGGAAAGGGAAGATGCCATTGCCGCATACGGGGCGACCATCATCCGGATTACCGGCAATTACGATGATTCTGTACTGGAAGCTGCGCGTTTGGCAAAAGAGCATGGCTGGGAGGTGGTGTCCGACACGTCTTATGACGGGTATGAGGATATCCCGCGGGATGTCATGCAAGGGTACGGCACAATCGCTGCAGAAATTCTCGCGCAGCAAGGGGTAATGGCAGGCCAACCGTTTCCGTTTACCCATGTGATGCTGCAAGGCGGGGTAGGCGGCATGGCGGCAGGTATTGCCAGCTATTTGTGGGAGTTTCTGGGGGCGCAGCGTCCGATATTCATTGTGGTGGAGCCTGAGCAGGCAGATTGCCTGTTGCAAAGTGCCATCGCGGGTAAGGCAGCCAGAGCCACCGGGTCAGTAGATTCTGTAATGGCGGGGTTAGCGTGCGGTGAAACCTCGCCGCTGGCCTGGCAAATTCTGGCGCCGTGTGTTGACCATTTCATCACCATTTATGATGAGGATGCAGTACAGGCCATGCAGTGGCTGGCCAGTGGCAGCGATACGGGAGATATCCCGGTGGTGGCGGGAGAATCTGGTGCGGCGGGCGTAGCAGGGGTAATGCAAGTGCTGGCACAACCGGCTCTGCGAGAGCGTTTGGGACTGGGGCCAGACGCCCAAGTGCTGGTGATTAATTCTGAAGGGGCAACCGCACCGGCTGTGTATGCCGAATGTGCGAAACGTACTGCCGCAGATGTCCTGGCAGCTCAGGCCGCGTGGCAAAGCGGCCAGTCAAAGCAAGCCCAGCCCCAAACCTTCACGCGTTAA
- a CDS encoding YbfB/YjiJ family MFS transporter, with translation MHNLQTNNDYTKDIVLIGFIALAITMGIGRFAFTPLMPLMLRDGIIDQTIGTEWAASNYFGYLIGALTASTFRQNPPKGLKIGLSGVAFTTLLLAWSHILPMWFGALLRGSAGIFSAWVMVCVSAWCLPVLAARRLATLGGWIYMGVGVGISSVGVITWLGGNQSANTLWLELGTIATAGVVYIIYSIGRPVLQNSILRPTFTGNHAQETATNVATTSRGLIISYAISGFGYIIPATFLPVMAKNLISDPLIFGMVWPIFGAAAALSVAFVVAGVKQLPKMRIWAVAQALMAIGTLLPLLHTSLGVLAVSAFLVGGTFMVATTIGLQIGREMMPKNPTSLLAKMTAGFAAGQITGPVFVRMISNYQIAGQNGISIASLLATVALIITAIWLWQNDKTSGI, from the coding sequence ATGCATAATTTACAAACAAATAACGATTATACAAAGGATATTGTCCTAATTGGTTTTATTGCACTAGCTATCACTATGGGAATCGGGCGGTTTGCCTTTACTCCACTTATGCCACTGATGCTCCGTGATGGCATCATTGACCAGACAATTGGTACGGAATGGGCCGCAAGTAACTATTTTGGCTACTTGATAGGTGCATTAACTGCTTCAACTTTTAGGCAGAACCCGCCAAAGGGTCTTAAAATTGGGCTTTCAGGTGTCGCATTCACGACCTTATTGCTAGCATGGAGCCACATCTTACCTATGTGGTTTGGCGCCTTATTAAGGGGTAGTGCCGGCATATTTAGTGCATGGGTAATGGTATGTGTCAGTGCTTGGTGCTTGCCTGTATTAGCTGCAAGAAGGTTGGCGACTTTGGGCGGCTGGATATATATGGGAGTTGGAGTAGGAATTTCATCAGTAGGCGTAATAACTTGGCTAGGAGGAAACCAGTCCGCAAATACACTTTGGCTAGAACTTGGTACTATAGCTACTGCTGGAGTTGTGTACATCATTTACTCAATTGGACGACCAGTTTTACAAAATTCAATCCTGAGACCCACATTTACTGGTAATCATGCACAAGAGACGGCCACAAATGTAGCCACCACTAGTCGTGGGTTGATTATTAGCTATGCAATCTCTGGGTTCGGCTACATCATACCGGCCACGTTTCTTCCTGTAATGGCTAAAAATCTGATATCCGACCCACTTATTTTTGGTATGGTCTGGCCCATTTTTGGAGCCGCCGCCGCCCTATCTGTTGCTTTTGTAGTTGCCGGGGTAAAACAATTGCCAAAAATGAGAATTTGGGCTGTAGCTCAAGCTCTTATGGCAATCGGAACTTTGTTGCCATTGCTGCATACTTCTCTAGGCGTGTTAGCCGTTTCGGCATTTTTAGTTGGTGGGACATTTATGGTAGCAACAACTATTGGCTTGCAAATAGGCCGTGAAATGATGCCAAAAAATCCAACATCATTACTTGCAAAAATGACCGCAGGGTTTGCTGCAGGCCAGATTACAGGCCCCGTATTTGTTCGAATGATCAGCAACTATCAGATTGCGGGGCAAAATGGAATAAGTATCGCAAGTCTCTTGGCAACAGTAGCACTTATCATTACTGCAATTTGGTTATGGCAAAATGATAAGACATCAGGGATTTAG